Within the Gloeocapsa sp. DLM2.Bin57 genome, the region TTTTTGCTTAACTGGATCTACTTTAGTAATTGACCAGCGTAGGGGCTCTCCGCGTTTTTGTAGTTCTGCTTCTATCTCTTGTTGTAAGGCTTGAGGGTTTCCTTGCAGATCTATTTCTGCTGTAATAAAGTGCGTTGTCATTATTGCTTCTCTCTTAGGATTGACCAAATTGTTTGCTATAAACTATTTCTTCTTTTTCCGATTCAATCACCAGATCTGATTGAGGATAAGCTACACACAGAAGCGCATAACCTTGTTGTTGCAATTCTGGCGATATTCCCATTCCCTCACTTTGTTCTACTGTTCCTGATTTGATTAAGGCAGCACAAGTAGTGCATACTCCAGCTAGACAAGAGCTAGGTAAATCTATACCTGCTTTTTGAGCAGAAGCTAAAACTGTCTCATCTTCGGGAACTTGAATTGTGTATTCTTCACCTTGGTGTTGAATTTTAACGGTATAAGTTGTGGTCATCTCAACTATAGTTGTTTTTTTGGTTCTTTTAACTATTGTGCCAAAATTTAGCCCAAGAAATAAATATTAAGAAAATTAACTAAATTTTAATCTTAATTGCAGTTTTAGCCCTTTTGCGCTCATTTAACTCCAGAAGATGATAACTTAAGGAACACTTAAAACTAATTTACTAACAAGATGAAAGCAGAAAAAGATTTATTAGGAGCAGCAGCTACCGCAGCGTTAGGAGCAGGTGTTGTAACTTCTTATGCTGTGAGTCGAGGTCAAAACCCTTTGCTTGCTTTGGGAATAACTCTAATGGCGGCGGTTTTTGCGGTTATTTGTCACCAAGCCGATTTAATTTGAACAAAAATCCCCGCGAAAGCGCGGGGAGTGTTTTTAAGGTTAGTTAAGTCTTTGACGAGAAAAGAACTTCTCTAACTGAGCTTGACTTTCTTGTAAAAGCTGCTCGCGACTATCCTTGGTAGGTTTAAGAGGTGGTACTAAATTGCGAGCTTGTAGAGTCATATGTATTTGTAGATCCGCTACATATTCGCTGATTTCTTGTCCAGGTATTTTATTGTGTTGATTCATAATTTCTTATTGTGTTCAAAACCCAATCTTAAATCAGGCTAACACTTTTTCTGCGGTTGAAACACCAAGTCGTCAAAATTTCACAATTCTCAATATAGCGCTACGCGCAAGGCACTCTTGCAAGAGGCAAAAGCTAATACTAGGTTTCATGACTCAAAAATGCGTACTGCTATATATGGCGCTATGGGCAATTCATGCCAAAAGGGAAGTGTGGGGGGTGTGGGAAGCAGGGAGCATGGTGCAGTGTGCTAGTTGTAGAATATAATACCACCTAAAACTTAACACTTAAATTAATTTTTTCTTTTGCATCTGATTTTACTCATCCTCAAGTTCTTGTGATAATTCTGCTAGAGTTTGATAACTTAGTTTTTCTTGAAGGTGTTGATGTTTTCCCCGTCGCGAAAGACGTCGATATTTTTTGCTTTCTAATTTAGGTTCGTAATACTCTTCTCCTGAAGCACCTATTTTTAGTTTGAGTTGGGATTCAGGATCTGCTTGTTGCTGTTGTTGAGTCTCTAGATTGATCATTTCCTCAAGAAACTTGAGATAATGTTCGTAACGTTCCCAATCACCCCTGACTACACAATTAGGTTCGTCTCGGTGGAGACAATCGTTAAATTGACAGTTATTTTCTCTGAGCAGTTGTCTAATTTCGGGAAAGAAACTAGCAATTTCATTAGAGGTACAAGTTAAATTAGGTTGATTAAAGCCTGGACTATCGGCAACAAAACCATCTCCAGGTAAGGGGAATAACTCGACATGACGGGTGGTATGACGACCATGATGTAACTTTCCTGACACGCTATTAACTCGCTGATTAACTTCAGGAATTAAAGCGTTAGTTAAAGTAGATTTCCCTACTCCAGATGGACCTGCTAAGATAGTTATCTTTCCTTGTAGTCTTTCTTGCAGTTGCTTTAGACCCATTTGAGTTTTAACACTGACAATAATAGGATCATAACCCCAATTAAGTAACTTCTCTCGCCAATATTGCTGTGTATCTGTGGTGACTAAATCCGCTTTATTTAAACAGAGACTCAGATCAAGCTGACTAGATTCGGCTTTAACTAGAAAACGACTTAATTGCCAAGGATCTAGGGGAGGATCTGTAAAGGCAAATAACAGTAATAAATGGTCAACGTTGGCGATCGCTGGGCGAGAAAGTTGATTAGAGCGTGGTAAAATCTCGATAATTGAGCCTCTACCGTCACTATTTTGGGGTTCTACCGTTTTAACGCGATCGCCTACCATGACTTTTTGTCCAACTTTTTTCAGACGAGTGCGACAGGTACAGAGTAATTCTTTACTATCTGTGCGGACAAAGTAATAATTTGCTTGTACCGCCATCACCGTCCCTTGCAGGTAGTTTTCTAACCGTTCCTTACTCATTCGGGAGTCTTTTTCCGCACATAGAGAGCATAAAACTGGTCACGATTGTCGCAGGCTTCTACTTGGTGTCCATCCATAATCAAGCTATCGGGTACTTGTTCGATGGGCTCACCAGGATCTAGCCAAACTTCTAGCAATTCTCCTGGTGACATTTTCCCTAGTTGTATTTTGGTGCGGACAAAATTGAGAGGACAGGGTGTCCCCCGCAGATCTAAGAGTATAGCGGCATTCTTCATTTATGGAATAAACTCCCTAAGAATCCTTCTAAACCACCTTTCCCTGTATTTTCTTTCCTGATTTCTGCTAATTTATGCAAGAGTTCTTTTTCTTCATTGCTAATTTTCTCGGGGATATGGACATTTACCGTGATGAGATGGTCACCGCGACTGATATCGTTACCTAATTTGGGGACTCCGTGATCTTCTAGGGTTAGAACTGTACCTGGTTGAGTTCCTGCGGGTATAGTAATCTCTTCAGGTCCATCGACGGTATTTACTTCGAGCCGACAGCCTAAAATTGCTTGTAGATAGCTAATAGTAATTTCTGAGAGGATATTAATACCCTGTCGGCGAAACTCTTTGTGTGGTTCAACGGAGACAAATACGTATAAATCTCCTGGTGGACCACCTTTAGCCCCTGCATCTCCTTCGCCACTGACTCTTAAACGAGTTCCATTATCTACTCCCGGGGGGATATTAATTTTTAGCTTTTTAGTTACTTGTACGCGACCTACACCTGCACAGGTTTCGCATTTTTCTTCGATAATTTGTCCTTCCCCATTACAAGTTGGACAGGTAGAGACTTGGGCGAATGTGCCAAAGGGTGTACGTGTAGCTCTGCGTACTTGACCAGTCCCGCTACAGGTTGGACAGGTTTTTGAGCCTGTTCCGGGTTTAGCCCCACTACCTTTACAGGTTTGACAGGTTTCTAGATGAGGTATTTTGATTTCTTTTTCCCCACCGAAGATAGCTTCACTAAATTCTAGTTTGAAATCTAATCTGAGATCATCTCCTCGTGTTGGACCTCGTTTGGCACTTCGGGGTTGATTTACCCCGCCAAAACCAGAGAAGATACTTTCAAAAATATCAGCAAACCCTCCTGTAAAGTCTGAGGCGTCGTAGCCGCCTGCTGCCGCACCTCCTGAGACTCCTGCTTCACCAAAGCGATCGTATCTGGCTCTGGTTTCTGGTTCGGAGAGAATTTCATAAGCGCGGTTAATTTCTTTAAAACGCTCTTCTGCGCCTACTTCTTTGTTAACGTCGGGGTGATATTGTCGAGCGAGACGACGATAGGCTTTTTTTATGTCTTCTTTGCTGGCGTCTCTGGAAACACCAAGGGTTTGATAATAATCTTTGGGCATAGATAGCTATTTTGGTTAAAAATTACAGAATTTGTACTTATCTTTTTAGTCTACCGCTTCATAATCTCCGGTGACTGTTTCATCTTGCTCATAATTGAATTCAAAAAAGGTATCTAAACCTCCTTCTTCTGAGAATTCTTCCTCTGATATTTGATTTAACTCATTTAAGATTTCCTCCTCTATTGTTCTAAATTCTTCATCTTCTACGGCTTCAAAGCCATAGCGAGTTTCTTGAGTTGCTTCTCCGTAGATAATCACACCCAAACCATATAGTTTTTCGCGGAAGGTGTTAGCTAACTCTTTAACCTCATCTATACTGTAATTATTACTTAAAGCCGTTTCTAGTTGTACTCTTTGGCTTTGCATATCTTCTTGGAAATCTAGAGGTATGATTTTAGCATGAGTTCTCAAACTTGACTCGTATTCACGGAATAACTCATTAATCTCATTTTTCAGTTGAACAAAGACTAAGCGACGACGATCTTGTTCTGCGTATTTTTCCGCTTCTTCACGCATTTGTTCTATTTCTTTACTGTTTAAAGACCCTGTATTAGAAATAGAAATTGTTTGTATTTTCCCTGTTCCTCTGTCTTGGGCTTCTACTTTGAGAATACCGTTTACATCTATTTCAAAGGCTACCTCTATTTGGGGTACACCTCTAGGGGCGGGGGGAATTCCTGTGAGAATGAATTTACCTAGGCTTTTGTTATCTTGTGCCATAGCTCGTTCACCCTGCAATACGTGTATTTCTACTGAGGTTTGTCCGTCTGTGGCTGTAGAGAATATTTGCGATCTACTAGTAGGAATGGTGACGTTACGCTCAATTATTTTGGTAAATATTTCCCCATAGGTTTCGATGCCCAAAGATAGGGGAGTTACGTCTAAGAGTAGAAGATCTTCTACTTCTCCTCCGAGTATTCCTCCTTGAATTGCTGCACCTAAAGCTACTGCTTCATCGGGATTAACGGTGCGATCTAGAGGAATATCTGGGAAGAGATTTTGGATCACTTTTTGAATCGATGGTATTCTGGTAGAGCCTCCTACTAGAATAATACGATCTATTTCTGATTCTGATAGATTAGAATCTTTGAGAGCTTGCTCTACTGGTTGAATAGTGTTTTCTCTTAATTCTTTGGTTAGTTCTTCAAATTGAGTCCGCGTAAATTCTACTTCTAGGTGTTTTGGTCCGTTTTCGTCGGCGGTAATAAAGGGTAGATTAATCGATGTGGCGAGTATAGTCGATAACTCTATTTTGGCTTTTTCTGCTGCTTCACGCAGACGTTGAATCGCCATTTTATCTTGTCTGAGTTCTACTTGTTCTTCTTTGTGGAAATTCTCTAATAACCAGTTGACGATGACGTTATCAAAATCATCTCCCCCGAGGTGGTTATTCCCCGAGGTAGATTTTACCTCAAATACACCGTTACCTATTTGCAGGATCGAGACATCAAAAGTCCCTCCACCTAAGTCAAATACTAGGATATTTTGTTCTGTTTCCTGTTTATCTAATCCATAGGCTAAAGCTGCTGCTGTGGGTTCGTTGATGATTCTGAGTACTTCTAACCCTGCGATTGTTCCCGCGTCTTTGGTAGCTTGACGTTGAGCATCTGTGAAGTAAGCAGGTGTAGTAATTACCGCTTGGGTTACGGGTTCATTTAAAAATTGTTCAGCGTCTGAGCGTAATTTTTGCAGAATCATTGCCGAGATTTCTTGGGGGGTATAAACTTCATCCCGAATCTGGACATTAACTGTGTCGTCTTTCCCGTTAACACAATTATAGGGTACACGCGATCGCTCTATTTCTGTTTCTTCCCAACGACGTCCGATAAATCTTTTAATACTATATATAGTATTTTCGGCATTGGTTACCGATTGCCGCTTGGCTAGTTGACCAACTAGACGTTGGTCTCCTTTAGCAAAAGCCACGATACTGGGGGTTGTTCTTGAACCCTCTTGATTTAAGATGACGATGGGTTTACCCCCTTCAATCACAGATACACAACTATTAGTTGTGCCTAGGTCGATTCCAATGACTTTTCCCATAGCCGGCGGCGGTACAATTAATTAAATAAAATTTTTCTAGTTTTCTGCTGTTTCTGTAGTCGAGTCATCCACTTCCTCTTTGGGTGCTGCTACTTTTACCATAGCATGACGCAATACTTGATCGTCTAAAAGGT harbors:
- a CDS encoding ferredoxin, whose product is MTTTYTVKIQHQGEEYTIQVPEDETVLASAQKAGIDLPSSCLAGVCTTCAALIKSGTVEQSEGMGISPELQQQGYALLCVAYPQSDLVIESEKEEIVYSKQFGQS
- a CDS encoding sulfurtransferase TusA family protein; the protein is MKNAAILLDLRGTPCPLNFVRTKIQLGKMSPGELLEVWLDPGEPIEQVPDSLIMDGHQVEACDNRDQFYALYVRKKTPE
- the rsgA gene encoding small ribosomal subunit biogenesis GTPase RsgA, with translation MSKERLENYLQGTVMAVQANYYFVRTDSKELLCTCRTRLKKVGQKVMVGDRVKTVEPQNSDGRGSIIEILPRSNQLSRPAIANVDHLLLLFAFTDPPLDPWQLSRFLVKAESSQLDLSLCLNKADLVTTDTQQYWREKLLNWGYDPIIVSVKTQMGLKQLQERLQGKITILAGPSGVGKSTLTNALIPEVNQRVNSVSGKLHHGRHTTRHVELFPLPGDGFVADSPGFNQPNLTCTSNEIASFFPEIRQLLRENNCQFNDCLHRDEPNCVVRGDWERYEHYLKFLEEMINLETQQQQQADPESQLKLKIGASGEEYYEPKLESKKYRRLSRRGKHQHLQEKLSYQTLAELSQELEDE
- the dnaK gene encoding molecular chaperone DnaK, whose protein sequence is MGKVIGIDLGTTNSCVSVIEGGKPIVILNQEGSRTTPSIVAFAKGDQRLVGQLAKRQSVTNAENTIYSIKRFIGRRWEETEIERSRVPYNCVNGKDDTVNVQIRDEVYTPQEISAMILQKLRSDAEQFLNEPVTQAVITTPAYFTDAQRQATKDAGTIAGLEVLRIINEPTAAALAYGLDKQETEQNILVFDLGGGTFDVSILQIGNGVFEVKSTSGNNHLGGDDFDNVIVNWLLENFHKEEQVELRQDKMAIQRLREAAEKAKIELSTILATSINLPFITADENGPKHLEVEFTRTQFEELTKELRENTIQPVEQALKDSNLSESEIDRIILVGGSTRIPSIQKVIQNLFPDIPLDRTVNPDEAVALGAAIQGGILGGEVEDLLLLDVTPLSLGIETYGEIFTKIIERNVTIPTSRSQIFSTATDGQTSVEIHVLQGERAMAQDNKSLGKFILTGIPPAPRGVPQIEVAFEIDVNGILKVEAQDRGTGKIQTISISNTGSLNSKEIEQMREEAEKYAEQDRRRLVFVQLKNEINELFREYESSLRTHAKIIPLDFQEDMQSQRVQLETALSNNYSIDEVKELANTFREKLYGLGVIIYGEATQETRYGFEAVEDEEFRTIEEEILNELNQISEEEFSEEGGLDTFFEFNYEQDETVTGDYEAVD
- the dnaJ gene encoding molecular chaperone DnaJ, which encodes MPKDYYQTLGVSRDASKEDIKKAYRRLARQYHPDVNKEVGAEERFKEINRAYEILSEPETRARYDRFGEAGVSGGAAAGGYDASDFTGGFADIFESIFSGFGGVNQPRSAKRGPTRGDDLRLDFKLEFSEAIFGGEKEIKIPHLETCQTCKGSGAKPGTGSKTCPTCSGTGQVRRATRTPFGTFAQVSTCPTCNGEGQIIEEKCETCAGVGRVQVTKKLKINIPPGVDNGTRLRVSGEGDAGAKGGPPGDLYVFVSVEPHKEFRRQGINILSEITISYLQAILGCRLEVNTVDGPEEITIPAGTQPGTVLTLEDHGVPKLGNDISRGDHLITVNVHIPEKISNEEKELLHKLAEIRKENTGKGGLEGFLGSLFHK